Proteins encoded in a region of the Cytobacillus pseudoceanisediminis genome:
- a CDS encoding phenylacetate--CoA ligase family protein, whose translation MILHDIETESRDFIEQLQLDRLKQTVERVFNHVPFYRKKFLESNIALEDINSLNDIQKLPFTVKADLREHYPFGLFAVDKKEIVRLHASSGTSGKPTVVGYTRNDIKMWSNLIARAISIGGGEPGQTLHNAYGYGLFTGGLGLHYGSEQLGMATVPVSGGNTDRQIMLIQDFKPEVICGTPSYILNLAEKMEERGMDPADTSLKYGIFGAEPWSEEMRKTLEAKLGVKACDIYGLSEVLGPGVAMECHESQDGLHIAEDHFYAEVIDPKKMTPLRNGEEGELVFTSLTKEAFPVIRYRTGDIASLSKEKCVCGRTTLRMSRVKGRIDDMLNVNGVNVFPSEIERCILQMPELSPHYHIQVYNKGSLKVLELHAEWSEEFYRDMGEAEHVKKKIKEAVKQNCFITIGLVLHPPKTLPRSEGKAVRIVNPAVENAVT comes from the coding sequence TTGATTCTGCATGATATTGAAACGGAAAGCCGCGATTTTATAGAACAATTGCAGTTGGACCGGCTCAAGCAGACAGTGGAAAGAGTATTTAATCATGTGCCTTTTTATCGGAAAAAGTTTTTGGAAAGTAATATTGCACTTGAAGACATTAACAGCCTGAATGATATTCAAAAGCTGCCCTTTACTGTTAAAGCAGATTTGCGGGAACATTACCCATTCGGGCTTTTTGCCGTGGATAAAAAAGAAATTGTCCGTCTGCACGCTTCATCGGGAACGAGCGGAAAGCCGACTGTAGTAGGATATACACGAAATGACATCAAAATGTGGAGCAATCTGATAGCCAGGGCAATCTCCATCGGAGGAGGCGAACCTGGTCAGACATTGCATAATGCTTACGGATACGGTCTCTTTACAGGTGGATTGGGACTGCATTATGGCAGCGAACAGCTTGGCATGGCTACGGTACCCGTTTCTGGAGGAAATACTGACAGACAAATTATGCTGATTCAAGACTTTAAGCCTGAAGTTATTTGCGGAACTCCTTCCTACATCCTTAATTTAGCAGAGAAGATGGAGGAGAGGGGAATGGACCCGGCTGATACATCATTAAAGTATGGGATTTTTGGTGCAGAGCCCTGGTCCGAAGAAATGAGGAAAACACTAGAAGCTAAGCTTGGGGTTAAAGCATGCGATATTTATGGGCTGAGTGAGGTTCTTGGACCAGGTGTAGCCATGGAATGCCATGAATCCCAGGACGGCCTGCACATTGCAGAGGATCATTTTTATGCAGAAGTAATCGATCCGAAAAAAATGACACCGCTTCGAAACGGAGAGGAAGGGGAGCTTGTTTTTACAAGTTTAACGAAGGAAGCTTTTCCGGTGATTCGCTACCGAACGGGTGATATCGCCTCCCTTTCTAAAGAGAAGTGTGTTTGCGGGAGAACAACGCTTCGCATGAGCCGTGTGAAAGGCCGCATAGACGATATGCTTAATGTAAATGGTGTAAACGTCTTTCCTTCCGAAATCGAACGGTGCATTCTTCAGATGCCTGAGCTTTCTCCCCACTACCATATCCAAGTGTATAACAAGGGAAGTTTAAAAGTTTTGGAGCTTCATGCTGAATGGAGCGAAGAGTTTTATAGAGATATGGGAGAAGCAGAACATGTAAAAAAGAAGATCAAGGAAGCAGTGAAGCAAAATTGCTTTATTACCATTGGACTTGTTCTCCATCCGCCTAAAACGCTGCCAAGATCGGAAGGGAAAGCTGTCAGAATTGTAAATCCGGCAGTGGAAAATGCTGTAACCTGA